atctctttcttttccccacataatATCGTTAATAATACcatgctacccaaagcaatctaccaATTCCATGTAATTCTTATCAAATAGAAATGATATTCTTtcatgaagtagaaaaaaaaaaatcccaaaatttatatggaaccacaaaccACCCCAAACAGCCAAaccaatcctgagcaaaaagaacaaaactcactgcatcacactacctgacttcaaactacactatacaactatagtaaccaaaacagcatggtacaggtataATAACAgacagatagaccaatggaacacaatagagaatccagaaataaatccatgtatttacagccaactgattttcgaCAAAAGcaccaaaaacatacactgggaaaGTCAGTCTCTCCAATAAATGGTTCTGTGAAAACTGAgtatctacatgcagaagaataaaactaggcccctatctctcaccatattcaaatattaactcaaaattgattaaagacttaaatgtaagacccaacaCTATGTAACTACTAGAAGACAACATAGGGAAAATGTTTCAGCACCTTactctgggcaaagattttatggataagacctcaaaatcacagccaacaaaagaaaaaatagacaaattggattacatcaaactaaaaagcttctgcacagcaaagaaaaccatcaacagaatgaacagaaaacctacagaatgggagaaaatctttgcaagcTATTCATTTGGTAAGGTTTTAATATCTAAAGTGTACAAGGAAttcaactcaacagcaaaaaataataataatctaagtaaaaaataggcaaaggatctgaataaacatttctcaaaaaaaaaaaaagacatacaaatggccaagtgcatgaaaaaatgcccaacgtcactaattatcagggaaattcaaatcaaatccaaaatgagacctcatctcacaccaattaATGTGAGTCTTATCAAGAagactaaaaataacaaatgttggcaaagatggggagaagggtaattcttatacactgttagtggtgggaatgtaaattagtacagccattgtggaaCATGGTATGGAAGTTctcaaaaaaagctaaaaatagaactaccaaatgatccagcaatcccactactgggtgtgtatgcaaaagaaagaaaataggtatGTCCAAGAGACATCTTCACTCCTAGGCACTATTTATGTCAGCCaacatatggaatcaacctaagtggccatcaacagataaataatgaaaatatggtatatatatacacaatggaatactagtcagtcattaaaaagtataaaatcttgtcattcatggcaacatggatgagcctgaaggatatttgttaaataagtcaggcacagaaaaataaataccacatattctcactcacgTGTGGAAGCTTAAAAAGTTGGCAGTATAGAAGTATAGAGTAGAATATTGGCcactagaggctgagaaggggaaGAAGTGGGGTTATAGAGGTTAGTTAATGGATTAAAAATTACaggataggaggaataagttctagtgttctatagcacttgGAGGACAACTCTGGTAaacaattttttgcatttttccaatAACTAGAAGAGAGAATGTTGAATGTTCTCAATActaagaaatgataaattttgaGGTGATAGAAGTACTAATTTTCCTGATGTGATCATTGTacgttgtatacatgtatcaaaatatcacactgtacccaataaatatgtacaattattatgtgtcgatgtttaaaacaattttaaaataactaatataaatgaatgagtgaacaaatgagTGGGATTCTTAAGCAGACTTTAGGTCCCTTCCCCATGCTTGAGAAGTCGTTTTAGGGCCTCAGGTATGACTTAGTTCTCAGATATAGATAAACTAAACTATGGTATCTAAGCAAATAGAAAGTTCATTTTAGGTTTCGGTCAGGTAAAAAGACATGcagacataaaaattaagaagaaaacaaggTTAGGAGACAGGCTGATGTGAACACTTGCTCaggaaaatgagtaaaaatattttttcaaaatttgaagttTTGTTTAGCAAAGAAGGGGACTGAGATGTTTGGGTTTTATTATTGACATGAGAGGACAGACTATCATTTAATGCAGACCTGCAAGGTTTTTGTAAGTACACATGATAAATTGGTGGCTTAACAATGAAgatagaatttttaatttaaagattttaaattttaatttaaagattttcaggccgggcgcggtggctcaaacctgtaatcccagcactttgggaggccgaggcgggtggatcacgaggtcaggagatcgagactatcctggctaacatggtgaaaccccgtctctactaaaaatacaaaaaactagccgggcgtggtggcgggcgcctgtagtctcagctacttgggaggctgaggcgggagaatggcgtgaacccgggaggcggagcttgcagtgagctgagatccggccactgcactccagcctgggagacacagcgagactccgtctcaaaaaaaaaaaaaaaaaagaaaaaaaaagattttcaatctttaaagattttcttcACCTGGGATTAGCATAAAGGAAAATCTTCCTAGCAGGTTACTGAGAACACCTTTTTACTTCAATACATGTCCCCCCACATTTGTTTTCCTTACTCAGAAATTATGTAATATtacatttaaacaaaaagttccatgtggagaaaaaaagagatctgcaataatattgaaatattaatgTCCATGTATCTATTGGATAAAATCATGTAAGACTCCCAAGCATCACCATCATAGAAGGAAGGGATTTTGCCTTTTACAAATGACCCTTTCCAGGGCTCCCTTCATGtctctgttcctcaggctgtagATGAAGGGGTTCAGCATGGGGGTCACCACAGTGTACATCACAGCCATGACAGTCTCCTTTAGAGTAGAACTATTAGCTGATGGGCATAAGTAGAGACCAATAACGGTCCCATAGAACAGTGACACCACAGAGAGGTGGGAGCCACAAGTAGAGAAGGCCTTGCAGATACCCTTAGAAGAAGGGACCTTGAGGATGGAGGAGACAATCCGTGCATAGGACCCAAGGATGAGTAGGAATGGGATGACAAGAATCAGCCCTCCCATGATAAATATCACCAATTCATTAACTCGAGTGTCAGAGCAGGCCAGCTTCAGCAGAGCAGACATATCACAGAAAAAGTGGGGGATCACGTTGTCTGCACAAAAACACAACCTGGCCATGAGTAAAGTGTGTAACATGGCATGGAAGGTGGTCAGCACCCAGGACAGCGCCACCAGGGCGAGACAGAGCATGGGACTCATGATGGCGGTGT
The Papio anubis isolate 15944 chromosome 17, Panubis1.0, whole genome shotgun sequence genome window above contains:
- the LOC100997531 gene encoding olfactory receptor 1E2; its protein translation is MVGRNQTSISEFLLLGLPIQPEQQNLFCALFLAMYLTTLLGNLLIIVLIRLDSHLHTPMYLFLSNLSFSDLCFSSVTVPRLLQNMQNQDPSIPYVDCLTQMYFFLYFSDLESFLLVAMAYDRYVAICFPLHYTAIMSPMLCLALVALSWVLTTFHAMLHTLLMARLCFCADNVIPHFFCDMSALLKLACSDTRVNELVIFIMGGLILVIPFLLILGSYARIVSSILKVPSSKGICKAFSTCGSHLSVVSLFYGTVIGLYLCPSANSSTLKETVMAVMYTVVTPMLNPFIYSLRNRDMKGALERVICKRQNPFLL